A genome region from Geodermatophilus bullaregiensis includes the following:
- a CDS encoding SIR2 family protein — protein sequence MSGHVFVVGADLTRLVCDDVLVPTGRSLRVAGSWRDLLPDDLVADEDAEGVCVDLAWSGAERVVQVPGTGDRRVWLLDTVDDCGRGLDWLLEGAREALAAVARRAVGEPVHGRARRLVGLPALGTGWGGAAGRRGDLLQQLLPVLRDAAAEHGFDVALVLRGPSDLAAAQRIRRGTAGWDLPDPLRALAEQLGERARRGQLALFIGAGVSAAAGLPTWEQLLDELAGRSGLDGDLRAGLSQLPPQDSAALLARELGRERLEEFVQERFGPGPYALAHALIADLPVQEFVTTNYDPLVELAAADIGRELSVLPYDEAQPGRPWLLKLHGDAAHPASVVLTREEYLQLGDSRAALAGVLHSLLLTRHVLFVGTSMLDDDLIRIAHQVRSAVNGPGREPRHRSGTVLALREDPARSRLWEQDVETVAMSRADTPAPEAARRLEVLLDLIGCLSTPPTGYLLDPAYRGMLDDDERGLAEALQAVAARVPEGSATTSAAGEVAALLRRLGHGRSAGRRDDRSPGESPPDGATEPRDDRVQEQRPG from the coding sequence GTGAGCGGACACGTCTTCGTCGTCGGCGCCGACCTGACCCGCCTGGTCTGCGACGACGTCCTCGTGCCCACCGGCCGCAGCCTGCGGGTGGCCGGCAGCTGGCGGGACCTGCTGCCCGACGACCTGGTCGCCGACGAGGACGCCGAGGGCGTCTGCGTCGACCTCGCCTGGTCGGGCGCCGAGCGCGTGGTGCAGGTCCCCGGGACGGGCGACCGGCGGGTCTGGCTGCTCGACACCGTCGACGACTGCGGCCGCGGCCTGGACTGGCTGCTCGAGGGCGCCCGCGAGGCGCTGGCCGCCGTCGCCCGCCGCGCGGTCGGCGAGCCGGTGCACGGGCGGGCGCGGCGGCTGGTCGGCCTGCCGGCCCTGGGCACCGGCTGGGGCGGGGCCGCCGGGCGCCGCGGCGACCTGCTGCAGCAGCTGCTGCCGGTACTGCGGGACGCGGCCGCCGAGCACGGCTTCGACGTCGCCCTGGTGCTGCGCGGGCCCAGCGACCTGGCCGCCGCCCAGCGGATCCGCCGCGGCACGGCCGGCTGGGACCTGCCCGACCCGCTGCGGGCGCTGGCCGAGCAGCTGGGGGAGCGGGCGCGCCGCGGGCAGCTGGCGCTGTTCATCGGCGCCGGCGTCAGCGCCGCGGCGGGGCTGCCCACCTGGGAGCAGCTGCTCGACGAGCTGGCCGGGCGCTCCGGCCTGGACGGGGACCTGCGCGCCGGGCTGTCCCAGCTGCCCCCGCAGGACTCCGCGGCGCTGCTGGCCCGCGAGCTGGGGCGCGAGCGGCTCGAGGAGTTCGTGCAGGAGCGCTTCGGCCCCGGCCCCTACGCGCTGGCCCACGCCCTGATCGCCGACCTGCCGGTGCAGGAGTTCGTGACCACCAACTACGACCCGCTGGTCGAGCTGGCCGCCGCCGACATCGGCCGGGAGCTGTCGGTGCTGCCCTACGACGAGGCGCAGCCGGGCCGGCCGTGGCTGCTCAAGCTGCACGGCGACGCCGCGCACCCCGCCAGCGTCGTGCTGACCCGCGAGGAGTACCTGCAGCTGGGTGACTCGCGGGCCGCGCTGGCCGGTGTCCTGCACTCGCTGCTGCTCACCCGGCACGTGCTCTTCGTGGGCACCTCGATGCTCGACGACGACCTGATCCGCATCGCCCACCAGGTGCGCAGCGCCGTCAACGGGCCCGGCCGCGAGCCGCGCCACCGGTCGGGCACCGTGCTGGCGCTGCGCGAGGACCCCGCCCGCAGCCGGCTGTGGGAGCAGGACGTCGAGACCGTCGCGATGTCGCGCGCCGACACCCCGGCCCCCGAGGCCGCCCGGCGGCTGGAGGTGCTGCTCGACCTCATCGGCTGCCTGTCCACCCCGCCCACCGGGTACCTGCTCGACCCCGCCTACCGCGGGATGCTCGACGACGACGAGCGCGGGCTGGCCGAGGCGCTGCAGGCCGTCGCCGCCCGGGTGCCCGAGGGGTCGGCGACGACGTCGGCGGCCGGGGAGGTCGCCGCCCTGCTGCGCCGGCTGGGTCACGGCCGCTCGGCGGGCCGCCGCGACGACCGGTCGCCCGGCGAGAGCCCCCCGGACGGGGCCACCGAGCCGCGCGACGACCGCGTGCAGGAGCAGCGGCCCGGGTGA
- a CDS encoding DUF1206 domain-containing protein, with product MGGQRTTTGAAGRAGDSDALEHLARVGLIAYGVVHVLVAWLALQLAWGGGGQSADQSGALATLAASPVGKPLLWVLAVGLVALALWQAAEVLRWRSGWSASGDVRKRAVTKTVKAVAKTVVYAALAVLAFRFATGGGQSSAGQQQQATAGVFGWPGGRWLVGLAGLVVIGVCVHHVLKGLKKSFLEEIDLTAAPPGAERLVTRLGQVGYPAKGIALGVVGALLVYAAVTVDPAQSAGLDGALRTILDAPFGRVLLTLVALGIAAFGAFCFVRARYPERT from the coding sequence ATGGGCGGGCAGCGCACGACGACGGGTGCCGCCGGCCGGGCGGGGGACAGCGACGCCCTGGAGCACCTGGCCCGGGTGGGGCTCATCGCCTACGGGGTGGTGCACGTGCTCGTGGCCTGGCTGGCCCTGCAGCTGGCCTGGGGCGGCGGCGGGCAGTCGGCCGACCAGTCGGGCGCGCTGGCCACGCTGGCCGCCTCACCGGTGGGTAAGCCGCTGCTGTGGGTGCTGGCCGTCGGCCTGGTCGCGCTGGCGCTCTGGCAGGCCGCCGAGGTGCTGCGCTGGCGGTCGGGCTGGTCGGCGTCCGGCGACGTCCGGAAGCGCGCCGTCACCAAGACGGTGAAGGCGGTGGCCAAGACCGTCGTCTACGCGGCGCTGGCGGTCCTGGCGTTCCGCTTCGCCACCGGCGGCGGGCAGTCCAGCGCCGGCCAGCAGCAGCAGGCCACGGCGGGCGTGTTCGGCTGGCCTGGCGGGCGCTGGCTGGTGGGCCTGGCGGGGCTCGTCGTCATCGGGGTGTGCGTGCACCACGTCCTCAAGGGCCTGAAGAAGAGCTTCCTCGAGGAGATCGACCTCACCGCGGCGCCCCCCGGTGCCGAGCGCCTGGTCACCCGGCTCGGCCAGGTCGGTTACCCGGCCAAGGGCATCGCGCTCGGCGTCGTCGGGGCGCTGCTGGTGTACGCGGCGGTCACCGTCGACCCCGCGCAGTCCGCGGGACTCGACGGCGCGCTGCGGACCATCCTCGACGCACCGTTCGGCCGCGTGCTGCTCACGCTCGTCGCGCTGGGCATCGCCGCGTTCGGCGCGTTCTGCTTCGTGCGGGCGCGCTATCCCGAGCGCACCTGA
- a CDS encoding DUF1206 domain-containing protein → MEAAREVTDHPVLAAAARVGLVAYGVVHLLIGWLTWQVARGAGSTDADQTGALQTVAGTPGGSVLLWAIGLGMLALALWQGGEVLLWWRGLLDREHRTRTAVVCAKCLAKSAVYAVLAVTALLFAVGAEYEADERLRELTGETLEVPGGAVAVAAAAVGVVGLGAYSLLRGVTGGFMRDIDLPAAPDRWEPVIEVIGRVGYAAKGVAFGVVGVLLFRAATTADVSTATGLDGAVTAIGGTGAGPVLLTVVAAGFAAFGVYALARARYPDRDPSS, encoded by the coding sequence GTGGAGGCGGCTCGGGAGGTCACCGACCACCCGGTGCTGGCCGCCGCGGCGCGCGTCGGGCTGGTGGCCTACGGCGTCGTCCACCTGCTCATCGGCTGGCTGACCTGGCAGGTGGCCCGCGGCGCGGGGAGCACCGACGCCGACCAGACCGGCGCACTGCAGACGGTCGCAGGCACCCCTGGCGGGTCGGTGCTGCTGTGGGCGATCGGCCTGGGGATGCTGGCGCTGGCGCTGTGGCAGGGCGGTGAGGTGCTGCTGTGGTGGCGGGGGCTGCTCGACCGCGAGCACCGCACCCGGACGGCGGTCGTGTGCGCCAAGTGCCTGGCCAAGTCGGCCGTCTACGCCGTGCTCGCGGTCACCGCGCTGCTGTTCGCCGTGGGCGCGGAGTACGAGGCCGACGAGCGGCTGCGCGAGCTGACCGGCGAGACGCTCGAGGTGCCCGGCGGCGCGGTCGCGGTGGCGGCCGCCGCGGTCGGCGTCGTCGGGCTCGGGGCCTACTCGCTGCTGCGCGGGGTCACCGGCGGCTTCATGCGCGACATCGACCTGCCCGCCGCGCCCGACCGCTGGGAGCCGGTCATCGAGGTGATCGGGCGGGTCGGCTACGCGGCCAAGGGCGTGGCGTTCGGCGTCGTCGGCGTCCTGCTGTTCCGCGCGGCGACGACGGCCGACGTCAGCACCGCCACGGGCCTGGACGGCGCGGTGACCGCCATCGGGGGCACCGGCGCCGGCCCGGTGCTGCTGACCGTCGTCGCGGCCGGGTTCGCCGCGTTCGGGGTGTACGCGCTGGCCCGCGCCCGCTATCCCGACCGCGACCCGTCGTCCTGA
- the fabG gene encoding 3-oxoacyl-ACP reductase FabG — protein MSETPARVAIVTGAARGIGAATALRLAADGFAVAVIDLDESSTAGTVQAIEAAGGRALGVGADVGDPEQVQAAVDRVAAELGPPVVLVNNAGVTRDNMLFKMTDADWDLVMHVHLRGSFLMARAVQRYMVDARWGRIVNLSSTSALGNRGQANYATAKAGLQGFTKTLAVELGKFGVTANAVAPGFIQTEMTKATAERIGRDWEEYVAERAAAIPVARAGVPEDIAHTVSYFVSEGAGFVSGQVVYVAGGPRT, from the coding sequence ATGAGCGAGACCCCCGCCCGCGTCGCGATCGTCACCGGCGCCGCCCGCGGCATCGGCGCGGCCACCGCGCTGCGCCTGGCCGCCGACGGCTTCGCCGTCGCGGTGATCGACCTCGACGAGTCCTCGACCGCGGGCACCGTGCAGGCGATCGAGGCCGCCGGGGGACGCGCGCTGGGCGTCGGGGCCGACGTGGGCGACCCCGAGCAGGTGCAGGCCGCCGTCGACCGGGTCGCCGCCGAGCTCGGCCCGCCGGTCGTGCTGGTCAACAACGCGGGCGTCACCCGCGACAACATGCTGTTCAAGATGACCGACGCCGACTGGGACCTGGTCATGCACGTGCACCTGCGCGGCTCGTTCCTCATGGCCCGCGCCGTGCAGCGGTACATGGTCGACGCCCGGTGGGGCCGGATCGTCAACCTGTCGAGCACCTCGGCGCTGGGCAACCGCGGCCAGGCCAACTACGCCACCGCCAAGGCCGGCCTGCAGGGCTTCACCAAGACCCTGGCCGTCGAGCTGGGCAAGTTCGGCGTGACCGCCAACGCCGTCGCCCCCGGCTTCATCCAGACCGAGATGACCAAGGCCACCGCCGAGCGGATCGGCCGGGACTGGGAGGAGTACGTGGCCGAGCGCGCCGCGGCCATCCCGGTGGCCCGGGCCGGTGTGCCCGAGGACATCGCGCACACCGTGTCGTACTTCGTCAGCGAGGGTGCCGGCTTCGTCTCCGGCCAGGTCGTCTACGTCGCCGGCGGCCCCCGCACCTGA
- a CDS encoding acetyl-CoA C-acetyltransferase, whose product MRDAVICEPLRTPVGGFGGSLRDVPVQDLASTVVRALMERTGLPPESVDDVVLGHCYPTMEAPAIGRVAALDAGLPVTAAGIQVDRRCGSGLQAVLYAAMQVQTGSAEVVLAGGAESMSNAPFYSTAMRWGVKAGPGVLLQDGLARGRVTAGGVDHPVPGGMLETAENLRRDYEIGREEQDEYSVRSHRRAAAATEAGRFADEIVPVTVKGRKGDTVVDRDEHIRPDSNVETLAKLRPIMGRDDPEATVTAGNASGQNDGAAICVVTSPEKAAELGLRPLARIVSWAVAGVPPKTMGIGPVPATAKALDLAGLKLSDVDLIELNEAFASQVLAVTREWGFTEADFDRMNVNGSGISLGHPVGATGGRILATLIREMARREARYGLETMCIGGGQGLAALFERV is encoded by the coding sequence GTGCGCGACGCGGTCATCTGTGAGCCGTTGCGGACCCCGGTCGGGGGCTTCGGGGGCTCGTTGCGGGACGTGCCCGTGCAGGACCTGGCCAGCACCGTCGTCCGCGCGCTGATGGAGCGCACCGGCCTGCCGCCGGAGTCGGTCGACGACGTCGTCCTCGGCCACTGCTACCCGACGATGGAGGCACCGGCGATCGGCCGGGTCGCCGCCCTCGACGCCGGCCTCCCGGTGACCGCCGCGGGCATCCAGGTCGACCGCCGCTGCGGGTCGGGCCTGCAGGCGGTGCTCTACGCGGCGATGCAGGTGCAGACCGGCTCGGCCGAGGTCGTGCTGGCCGGCGGTGCCGAGTCGATGAGCAACGCGCCGTTCTACTCGACCGCCATGCGCTGGGGCGTCAAGGCCGGCCCGGGCGTCCTGCTGCAGGACGGCCTGGCCCGCGGCCGCGTCACCGCCGGCGGGGTCGACCACCCGGTGCCCGGCGGCATGCTCGAGACCGCCGAGAACCTGCGCCGTGACTACGAGATCGGGCGCGAGGAGCAGGACGAGTACTCCGTCCGCAGCCACCGGCGCGCCGCCGCCGCCACCGAGGCCGGCCGCTTCGCCGACGAGATCGTCCCGGTGACCGTCAAGGGCCGCAAGGGCGACACCGTCGTCGACCGCGACGAGCACATCCGCCCCGACTCGAACGTCGAGACCCTCGCGAAGCTGCGCCCGATCATGGGCAGGGACGACCCCGAGGCCACCGTCACCGCCGGCAACGCCAGCGGCCAGAACGACGGCGCCGCGATCTGCGTCGTCACCTCGCCGGAGAAGGCCGCCGAGCTCGGGCTGCGCCCGCTGGCCCGGATCGTGTCGTGGGCGGTGGCCGGCGTCCCGCCGAAGACCATGGGCATCGGCCCGGTCCCGGCGACGGCCAAGGCGCTCGACCTCGCCGGCCTCAAGCTCTCCGACGTCGACCTCATCGAGCTCAACGAGGCCTTCGCCAGCCAGGTCCTCGCGGTGACCCGCGAGTGGGGCTTCACCGAGGCCGACTTCGACCGGATGAACGTCAACGGCTCGGGCATCTCCCTCGGCCACCCGGTCGGCGCCACCGGCGGTCGCATCCTCGCCACGCTGATCCGGGAGATGGCCCGCCGCGAGGCCCGCTACGGCCTGGAGACCATGTGCATCGGCGGCGGGCAGGGCCTCGCCGCGCTCTTCGAGCGGGTGTAG
- a CDS encoding STAS domain-containing protein gives MTTLSPSPTDELLTVDSATVDGTARLVLAGEVDCSTAPLLRRALDAAFADEPRGITVDLEAVTFLDSAGLSTLAIAHRTAAAQGVRLRVLVGTRAVARALQVTGLWDLLGVEQVEPGAGAA, from the coding sequence GTGACCACCCTCTCACCGAGCCCCACCGACGAACTGCTGACCGTCGACAGCGCCACCGTCGACGGCACCGCCCGCCTGGTCCTGGCCGGTGAGGTGGACTGCTCCACCGCCCCGCTGCTGCGCCGTGCCCTCGATGCGGCCTTCGCCGACGAGCCGCGCGGGATCACCGTGGACCTCGAGGCGGTCACCTTCCTGGACTCGGCCGGCCTGTCGACGCTGGCCATCGCGCACCGGACCGCCGCGGCGCAGGGCGTCCGGCTGCGGGTGCTGGTCGGGACCCGCGCCGTGGCCCGGGCACTGCAGGTCACCGGCCTGTGGGACCTCCTCGGCGTCGAGCAGGTCGAGCCCGGCGCCGGCGCCGCCTGA
- a CDS encoding sacsin N-terminal ATP-binding-like domain-containing protein: MLTPVVDPFDTAALRRRVLAAWSDSPARFREDANAEEDLVRGGYRDRLLVELAQNAADAAVRAGVPGRLRLELADVGGGGEVLHAANTGAPLDADGVSGLASLRASAKRDEPATVDWPADPEGPRLPTVGRFGVGFAAVLAVSDEPAVHSTGGGVRFSAARTRAEVADVPALAEEVARREGVVPVLRLPWPAEGAPPAGYATEVVLPLRPGSRAAVRAALEELEAELLLALPGLAEVEVVVDGAVRTLSCTRTRPLARLRDGDRTTTWRVEERTGELPAQLFADRPVEERARRGYTVTWAVPLDDDGRPLPLPVRQVVHAPTPSDEPLSLPVRLVAPFPLGPDRRHVAPGPVTDALVAVAAEAYADLLAALPPDPAVLALVPRIGLVAAELDAALGSAALDRLRTTAWLPVAGPDGAGETRLTPDRAAVLDEAPDERVAVLAGVVPGLLPAGWSRRDGAPALAALGVRRVGLAEVVEAVGGVARPPAWWARLYAALDGADREELGALPVPLADGRTAPGPAGVLLPADDLPVERLGPLSLRVAHPEAVAPPAARRLLERLGARPATAAAVLADPAVRAAVEQSVDAVEEGWSDADPAELAAAVLALVAAAGTAPGELPWLAELALPDGGGAWAPAGELLLPGAPLAAVLGDGALGTLDPDFAATADPAALRAAGVLATFGLVRAEDPDDLDVDAADEWADAVLDRLPAGTPPPPWPPLTAVRDLELVADWAGALPLLAAVGEEAWADVLLDGVAVPGYLRWWLTTHPVLGGQRPDRLRAPGSRELQGLYDEAHGPPEVLGRLRVPATVADVLADVDGALDLLDRLGDPARTVLPPVLRTVYARLAVALDDVDVDPPPRVRVAPDRVADPGREPVVVLDAPWLQPLVDALLVPAGGAPGPVADLLDLPLASERVQATVTSVPARRQPWPAVPGAGLAAARLGVAELTGEVAVHEPLLAGGRPVPWWPDADVDHVDGTPGALGRALAWRAGVWPLRQALAEAFAEPRRAADLAAEDAVG, encoded by the coding sequence ATGCTGACCCCCGTGGTGGACCCCTTCGACACCGCGGCGCTGCGCCGGCGGGTGCTCGCCGCCTGGAGCGACTCCCCGGCGCGCTTCCGCGAGGACGCCAACGCCGAGGAGGACCTGGTCCGCGGCGGCTACCGCGACCGGCTGCTGGTCGAGCTCGCGCAGAACGCCGCCGACGCCGCGGTCCGCGCCGGCGTGCCGGGCCGGTTGCGGCTGGAGCTGGCCGACGTCGGGGGCGGGGGAGAGGTGCTGCACGCGGCCAACACCGGGGCGCCGCTGGACGCCGACGGGGTGAGCGGACTGGCGAGCCTGCGGGCCTCGGCCAAGCGGGACGAGCCCGCGACCGTCGATTGGCCCGCGGATCCGGAGGGGCCACGGCTCCCGACGGTCGGCCGGTTCGGGGTGGGCTTCGCCGCGGTGCTCGCCGTCAGCGACGAGCCGGCCGTGCACTCGACGGGCGGCGGCGTGCGCTTCAGCGCCGCACGCACCCGCGCCGAGGTCGCCGACGTGCCCGCGCTCGCCGAGGAGGTGGCCCGCCGGGAGGGCGTCGTCCCGGTGCTGCGGCTGCCGTGGCCGGCCGAGGGGGCGCCGCCGGCGGGCTACGCCACCGAGGTCGTCCTGCCGCTGCGCCCCGGCTCGCGGGCCGCCGTCCGCGCGGCGCTGGAGGAGCTCGAGGCCGAGCTGCTGCTCGCGCTGCCCGGCCTCGCGGAGGTCGAGGTGGTGGTCGACGGCGCGGTGCGGACGCTGTCCTGCACGCGCACCCGCCCGCTGGCCCGGCTGCGCGACGGCGACCGGACGACGACCTGGCGGGTGGAGGAGCGCACCGGCGAGCTGCCGGCGCAGCTGTTCGCCGACCGCCCGGTCGAGGAGCGCGCCCGCCGCGGGTACACCGTCACCTGGGCGGTGCCGCTCGACGACGACGGCCGGCCGCTGCCCCTGCCGGTGCGCCAGGTGGTGCACGCGCCGACGCCGAGCGACGAGCCGCTGTCGCTGCCCGTGCGCCTGGTCGCGCCCTTCCCGCTCGGCCCCGACCGCCGCCACGTGGCGCCGGGACCGGTCACCGACGCGCTGGTCGCCGTCGCGGCGGAGGCCTACGCCGACCTGCTCGCCGCGCTGCCGCCCGACCCCGCGGTGCTCGCCCTCGTGCCGCGGATCGGCCTGGTCGCCGCCGAGCTCGACGCCGCCCTGGGCAGCGCCGCGCTCGACCGGCTGCGGACGACGGCCTGGCTGCCTGTCGCCGGTCCGGACGGAGCGGGGGAGACCCGGCTGACCCCCGACCGCGCCGCCGTCCTCGACGAGGCCCCCGACGAGCGGGTCGCCGTCCTGGCCGGTGTCGTGCCGGGGCTGCTGCCGGCCGGCTGGTCCCGGCGGGACGGGGCGCCCGCGCTCGCCGCGCTCGGCGTGCGGCGGGTCGGGCTGGCCGAGGTCGTGGAGGCCGTCGGCGGGGTGGCCCGGCCACCGGCGTGGTGGGCCCGGCTCTACGCGGCCCTCGACGGCGCCGACCGCGAGGAGCTCGGCGCCCTCCCGGTGCCGCTGGCCGACGGCCGCACGGCGCCCGGCCCGGCCGGGGTGCTGCTCCCGGCCGACGACCTGCCGGTGGAGCGGCTCGGGCCGCTGTCGCTGCGGGTCGCCCACCCGGAGGCGGTCGCGCCGCCCGCGGCCCGGCGGCTGCTCGAGCGCCTCGGCGCCCGCCCGGCCACCGCGGCCGCGGTGCTCGCCGACCCGGCGGTGCGGGCGGCGGTCGAGCAGTCGGTGGACGCCGTCGAGGAGGGCTGGTCCGACGCCGACCCGGCCGAGCTGGCCGCCGCGGTGCTCGCCCTGGTGGCGGCGGCGGGGACCGCACCCGGTGAGCTGCCGTGGCTGGCCGAGCTCGCGCTTCCCGACGGCGGGGGCGCGTGGGCGCCGGCGGGAGAGCTGCTCCTGCCGGGCGCGCCGCTCGCCGCGGTGCTCGGCGACGGCGCGCTCGGCACGCTGGACCCGGACTTCGCCGCCACCGCCGACCCCGCGGCGCTGCGGGCGGCCGGCGTCCTGGCCACGTTCGGGCTGGTCCGCGCGGAGGACCCCGACGACCTCGACGTCGACGCCGCCGACGAGTGGGCCGACGCCGTCCTCGACCGGCTGCCGGCCGGGACGCCGCCGCCCCCGTGGCCGCCGCTGACCGCCGTCCGGGACCTCGAGCTGGTCGCCGACTGGGCCGGCGCGCTGCCCCTGCTGGCCGCGGTCGGGGAGGAGGCGTGGGCCGACGTCCTCCTCGACGGCGTCGCGGTGCCCGGCTACCTGCGGTGGTGGCTGACCACGCACCCGGTCCTCGGCGGGCAGCGCCCCGACCGGCTGCGCGCCCCCGGCAGCCGGGAGCTGCAGGGGCTCTACGACGAGGCGCACGGGCCGCCGGAGGTGCTCGGGCGGCTGCGCGTCCCCGCCACGGTGGCCGACGTGCTGGCCGACGTCGACGGCGCGCTGGACCTGCTGGACCGGCTCGGCGACCCCGCCCGCACGGTGCTGCCGCCGGTGCTGCGCACCGTGTACGCCCGGCTGGCGGTCGCCCTCGACGACGTCGACGTCGACCCGCCGCCGCGGGTCCGGGTGGCTCCCGACCGGGTGGCCGACCCGGGCCGCGAGCCGGTGGTGGTGCTCGACGCCCCGTGGCTGCAGCCGCTGGTCGACGCGCTGCTGGTGCCCGCGGGCGGCGCGCCCGGACCGGTCGCGGACCTGCTCGACCTGCCCCTGGCGAGCGAGCGCGTGCAGGCGACGGTGACCAGTGTCCCGGCGCGCCGGCAGCCGTGGCCGGCCGTGCCCGGGGCCGGGCTGGCCGCCGCCCGGCTCGGGGTCGCGGAGCTGACCGGCGAGGTCGCCGTCCACGAGCCGCTGCTCGCCGGCGGCCGGCCGGTCCCCTGGTGGCCGGACGCCGACGTCGACCACGTGGACGGCACCCCGGGCGCCCTCGGCCGGGCGCTGGCCTGGCGGGCCGGGGTCTGGCCGCTGCGGCAGGCGCTGGCCGAGGCGTTCGCCGAGCCCCGCCGCGCCGCCGACCTCGCCGCGGAGGACGCGGTCGGCTAG
- a CDS encoding aldehyde dehydrogenase family protein: protein MSPAEQLDTVTDATAGTVDRHATTETFESTDPATGAVVGVFPVHDAQAVQEAVDRARAAARPWADLGFDGRRQRLAAYRGYLARRVHELADLVHRENGKPRADAILEITLAVDHLAWAGAHARRTLGRRRVRAGLLAANHAAYLEYQPLGVVGVIGPWNYPVFTPMGSIAYALAAGNAVVFKPSEHTPAVGAWLAAAWRAAVPDVADAFQVVTGFGETGAALCRAGVGKLAFTGSAPTGRRVMAACAETLTPVLMELGGKDAMIVDDDADVPAAADAAVWGAMSNAGQTCIGIERVYATAPVYDRFVAEVTERVRGLRPGSDDEAAYGPMTMAAQADVVRRHLDDATSSGGRAVLGGTVDGGFVLPTVLLDVPESSSAVREETFGPTLTITRVADAEEALERTNATSYGLAGAVFSRSRARAMDLARRMRSGMTSINSVQTFASVPALPFGGVGESGFGRIHGEDGLKEFTRAKAITRRRFPLPVDLTSFTRPPAAADALARVVGVVHGRHR from the coding sequence ATGTCGCCCGCGGAGCAGCTCGACACCGTCACCGACGCCACCGCCGGCACGGTCGACCGGCACGCCACCACCGAGACGTTCGAGTCGACGGACCCGGCCACCGGCGCCGTCGTCGGCGTCTTCCCGGTGCACGACGCGCAGGCCGTGCAGGAGGCCGTCGACCGGGCCCGGGCCGCCGCGCGGCCGTGGGCCGACCTCGGCTTCGACGGCCGCCGGCAGCGGCTGGCCGCCTACCGCGGCTACCTGGCCCGGCGGGTGCACGAGCTGGCCGACCTGGTGCACCGCGAGAACGGCAAGCCGCGCGCCGACGCGATCCTCGAGATCACCCTCGCCGTCGACCACCTGGCCTGGGCCGGCGCGCACGCCCGCCGGACACTGGGCCGGCGCCGGGTGCGCGCCGGGCTGCTGGCGGCCAACCACGCCGCGTACCTGGAGTACCAGCCGCTCGGGGTCGTCGGCGTCATCGGCCCGTGGAACTACCCGGTGTTCACGCCGATGGGCTCGATCGCCTACGCGCTGGCCGCCGGCAACGCCGTCGTGTTCAAGCCCTCCGAGCACACGCCCGCCGTCGGCGCGTGGCTCGCCGCCGCCTGGCGGGCCGCCGTCCCCGACGTCGCCGACGCCTTCCAGGTCGTCACCGGCTTCGGAGAGACCGGTGCGGCGCTCTGCCGGGCCGGCGTCGGCAAGCTCGCCTTCACCGGCTCGGCGCCGACCGGCCGGCGGGTCATGGCCGCCTGCGCCGAGACCCTCACGCCGGTGCTCATGGAGCTCGGCGGCAAGGACGCGATGATCGTCGACGACGACGCCGACGTGCCCGCCGCGGCCGACGCCGCCGTCTGGGGCGCGATGAGCAACGCGGGGCAGACCTGCATCGGCATCGAGCGGGTCTACGCGACCGCCCCGGTCTACGACCGCTTCGTCGCCGAGGTGACCGAGCGGGTGCGCGGCCTGCGCCCCGGCTCGGACGACGAGGCCGCCTACGGCCCGATGACGATGGCCGCGCAGGCCGACGTCGTGAGGCGGCACCTCGACGACGCGACGTCCTCCGGCGGGCGCGCGGTCCTCGGCGGCACCGTCGACGGCGGGTTCGTCCTGCCGACCGTGCTCCTCGACGTCCCCGAGTCGTCGTCCGCGGTGCGGGAGGAGACCTTCGGGCCGACGCTCACCATCACCCGGGTCGCCGACGCCGAGGAGGCGCTGGAGCGGACGAACGCGACGTCCTACGGGCTGGCCGGCGCGGTGTTCTCCCGCTCCAGGGCGCGCGCGATGGACCTCGCGCGCCGGATGCGCAGCGGCATGACGAGCATCAACTCGGTTCAGACCTTCGCCTCGGTCCCGGCGCTGCCCTTCGGCGGGGTCGGCGAGAGCGGTTTCGGCCGGATCCACGGCGAGGACGGGCTCAAGGAGTTCACCCGGGCCAAGGCGATCACCCGCCGGCGCTTCCCGCTGCCGGTGGACCTCACGTCGTTCACCCGCCCGCCGGCCGCGGCCGACGCGCTGGCGCGGGTCGTGGGCGTGGTGCACGGCCGGCACCGGTGA
- a CDS encoding nuclear transport factor 2 family protein: protein MARTPQEIFAAHVTAIGNADLDGIAADYAEDALFITPDGVVRGRDGIRSAFAGLLGEIPDAAWDIPTQHFVDDVLFIEWTAVSEKARAEGVDTFVFAGDSIRVQTVRFTLERTG, encoded by the coding sequence ATGGCCCGCACCCCGCAGGAGATCTTCGCGGCGCACGTGACCGCGATCGGCAACGCCGACCTCGACGGCATCGCTGCCGACTACGCCGAGGACGCCCTGTTCATCACGCCCGACGGGGTGGTCAGGGGCAGGGACGGCATCCGCAGCGCCTTCGCCGGGCTGCTCGGCGAGATCCCCGACGCCGCGTGGGACATCCCCACCCAGCACTTCGTGGACGACGTGCTCTTCATCGAGTGGACGGCGGTCTCGGAGAAGGCGCGGGCCGAGGGCGTCGACACGTTCGTCTTCGCCGGCGACTCGATCCGTGTGCAGACGGTCCGGTTCACCCTGGAGCGCACCGGCTGA